A genomic window from Lycium barbarum isolate Lr01 chromosome 4, ASM1917538v2, whole genome shotgun sequence includes:
- the LOC132636163 gene encoding probable steroid-binding protein 3: protein MELTADQLKAYDGRDPSKPIYVAIKGRIFDVSSGNSFYGPGGAYCMFAGKDASRALAKMSKNEEDVSPSLDGLSEKEMGVLNDWEKKFEAKYSIVGTLVS from the coding sequence ATGGAGCTAACAGCAGATCAACTGAAGGCATATGACGGGAGAGATCCATCAAAGCCAATATACGTGGCAATCAAAGGGCGGATCTTCGATGTGAGCTCTGGGAATTCCTTCTATGGTCCAGGTGGGGCCTACTGTATGTTCGCAGGTAAAGATGCAAGCAGAGCTCTTGCTAAAATGAGTAAGAATGAAGAGGATGTTTCCCCATCTCTTGATGGCCTCTCCGAGAAAGAAATGGGTGTTCTTAATGATTGGGAGAAGAAATTCGAAGCTAAGTACTCTATTGTTGGCACTCTAGTTTCTTAA